The Gimibacter soli genome includes a region encoding these proteins:
- the rpoC gene encoding DNA-directed RNA polymerase subunit beta': protein MNQEVMKYFNPSQKPETFDQIQISIASPERIRSWSFGEIKKPETINYRTFKPEKDGLFCARIFGPVKDYECLCGKYKRMKYRGIICEKCGVEVTLSKVRRERMGHIDLAAPVAHIWFLKSLPSRIGLLLDMTLKDLERVLYFEYYVVIEPGLTPLKQFQLLSEEDFYRAQDEYGEDSFTAGIGAEAIRKLLEALDLEGEREKLIVELAETKSELKPKKIVKRLKVIESFLESGNRPEWMILTVIPVIPPELRPLVPLDGGRFATSDLNDLYRRVINRNNRLKRLIELRAPDIIIRNEKRMLQEAVDALFDNGRRGRTITGANKRPLKSLSDMLKGKQGRFRQNLLGKRVDYSGRSVIVVGPELKLHQCGLPKKMALELFKPFIYSRLDKKGIATTIKAAKKLVEKERREVWDILDEVIREHPVMLNRAPTLHRLGIQAFEPVLIEGKAIQLHPLVCSAFNADFDGDQMAVHVPLSIEAQLEARVLMMSTNNILSPANGKPIIVPSQDIVLGIYYMTMERQGDVGEGKAFGTLEEVQFALDNKAITLHSKIQARTTIMNKKGVIETVRIETTPGRLILSQHLPKHPKVPFSLINRQLTKKEITEVIDVVYRHCGQKTTVLFADGIMGEGFRRACAAGISFGKDDMIIPEAKEKLVDDTRALVKEYEEQYQDGLITQGEKYNKVVDAWAQCTDKVADAMMKGMEAVKFDDQGRQGNVNSVFMMAHSGARGSAAQMKQLAGMRGLMAKPSGEIIETPIIANFKEGLSVLEYFNSSHGARKGLADTALKTANSGYLTRRLVDVSQDCVITTTDCGTQNGITITEVSEGGDVLVPLAERILGRCVAVDVKHPITGDILYEAGTLLDEVASDAVETAGVSEVKIRSVLTCETKGGVCGKCYGRDLARGTPVNHGEAVGVIAAQSIGEPGTQLTMRTFHIGGAAQVNAESAIESSADGSVRIDNRNVIVDSKGRKVVMSRNLEVVVLGDDGRERAKHRLAYGAHLMKDEGDMVVKGEKLAEWDPYTIPIITEQSGIVRLVDLVEGISVKEVIDEATGITSKLVTDWRSAPKGSDLRPRITLRDESDKVVELANGTEARYFLSVDAILSVEDGHRVSAGDVIARIPREAAKTRDITGGLPRVAELFEARRPKDHAIIADMDGIVEFGRDYKNKRRIIIRPRDGEGEPIEYLVPKGKHIAVQEGDFIQRGEYLIDGNPAPHDILQVLGVEALAAYLVREIQDVYRLQGVKINDKHIEVIVRQMLQKVEITSSGDSTFLIGEQVDREEFEEMNAKLESQSRLPAKGHPILLGITKASLQTRSFISAASFQETTRVLTEAAVAGKKDKLVGLKENVIVGRLIPAGTGSVVNRLRHEAQKRDTIAQSQMDDEVVTAPAPAEAPEATPEA, encoded by the coding sequence ATGAACCAGGAAGTGATGAAATACTTCAACCCGAGCCAAAAGCCGGAGACGTTCGACCAGATTCAGATTTCGATTGCCTCGCCGGAACGTATCCGTTCCTGGTCGTTTGGCGAAATCAAGAAGCCGGAAACGATCAACTATCGTACCTTCAAGCCCGAGAAAGACGGCCTCTTCTGTGCCCGCATCTTCGGCCCTGTGAAGGATTACGAATGCCTTTGCGGCAAATACAAGCGCATGAAGTATCGCGGTATCATCTGCGAGAAGTGCGGCGTTGAAGTTACCCTGTCGAAAGTTCGCCGGGAGCGCATGGGTCATATCGACCTCGCTGCCCCCGTTGCGCACATCTGGTTCCTGAAATCGCTCCCGAGCCGCATCGGCCTTCTGCTCGACATGACGCTGAAGGATCTCGAGCGCGTTCTGTATTTCGAATATTATGTCGTCATCGAGCCGGGCCTGACCCCGCTGAAGCAGTTCCAGCTTCTGTCGGAAGAAGACTTCTACCGTGCGCAGGACGAATACGGCGAAGACAGCTTCACCGCCGGCATCGGCGCCGAGGCGATCCGCAAGCTTCTTGAAGCCCTCGACCTTGAAGGCGAGCGCGAGAAGCTGATCGTCGAGCTGGCCGAGACCAAGTCGGAGCTGAAGCCGAAGAAGATCGTCAAGCGCCTGAAGGTCATCGAGAGCTTCCTCGAATCCGGCAACCGTCCGGAATGGATGATCCTCACCGTGATCCCGGTCATTCCGCCGGAACTGCGTCCGCTTGTTCCACTTGATGGCGGCCGTTTCGCCACGTCGGACCTGAACGACCTGTATCGCCGTGTGATCAACCGGAACAACCGCCTGAAGCGCCTTATCGAGCTGCGTGCACCGGACATCATCATCCGTAACGAGAAGCGGATGCTGCAGGAAGCCGTTGACGCCCTCTTTGACAACGGCCGCCGTGGTCGCACCATCACCGGCGCCAACAAGCGTCCGCTGAAGTCGCTTTCTGACATGCTGAAAGGCAAGCAGGGCCGCTTCCGCCAGAACCTTCTTGGCAAGCGCGTCGACTATTCGGGCCGTTCGGTCATCGTGGTGGGCCCGGAGCTGAAGCTCCACCAGTGCGGTCTGCCGAAGAAGATGGCGCTTGAGCTCTTCAAGCCGTTCATCTATTCGCGCCTCGACAAGAAAGGCATCGCCACCACCATCAAGGCGGCGAAGAAGCTTGTTGAAAAAGAACGCCGTGAGGTCTGGGATATCCTCGATGAGGTGATCCGCGAGCATCCGGTCATGCTGAACCGCGCGCCGACCCTGCACCGTCTGGGCATTCAGGCGTTCGAGCCGGTCCTGATCGAAGGCAAGGCGATCCAGCTGCACCCGCTCGTCTGCTCGGCCTTCAACGCCGACTTCGACGGTGACCAGATGGCTGTTCACGTGCCGCTCTCGATCGAAGCCCAGCTTGAAGCCCGCGTCCTGATGATGTCGACGAACAACATCCTGTCGCCCGCAAACGGCAAGCCGATCATCGTTCCGTCGCAGGATATCGTTCTCGGTATCTATTACATGACCATGGAACGTCAGGGCGATGTTGGCGAAGGCAAAGCCTTCGGCACGCTCGAGGAAGTGCAGTTCGCCCTGGATAACAAGGCGATCACCCTGCATTCCAAGATCCAGGCTCGTACCACGATCATGAACAAGAAAGGCGTCATCGAGACCGTCCGTATCGAGACGACCCCGGGCCGCCTGATCCTGTCGCAGCATCTGCCGAAGCACCCGAAAGTGCCGTTCAGCCTGATCAACCGTCAGCTGACGAAGAAAGAGATCACCGAGGTGATCGACGTCGTTTACCGCCACTGCGGCCAGAAAACGACCGTCCTCTTCGCTGACGGCATCATGGGGGAAGGTTTCCGCCGCGCTTGTGCAGCGGGTATTTCGTTCGGCAAGGACGACATGATCATCCCCGAAGCCAAAGAAAAGCTGGTTGATGATACCCGTGCGCTCGTCAAGGAATATGAAGAGCAGTATCAGGACGGTCTCATCACCCAGGGCGAGAAATACAACAAGGTTGTAGACGCATGGGCACAGTGCACCGACAAAGTCGCAGACGCGATGATGAAGGGCATGGAAGCCGTGAAGTTCGACGATCAAGGCCGTCAGGGCAATGTGAACTCGGTCTTCATGATGGCTCACTCGGGTGCGCGGGGTTCGGCTGCCCAGATGAAGCAGCTCGCCGGTATGCGCGGCCTGATGGCCAAGCCGTCGGGCGAGATCATCGAGACGCCGATTATCGCAAACTTCAAAGAAGGCCTGTCGGTTCTCGAATACTTCAACTCGTCGCACGGCGCCCGTAAGGGTCTTGCCGATACCGCACTGAAGACCGCGAACTCGGGTTACCTGACCCGTCGTCTCGTGGACGTCAGCCAGGACTGCGTCATCACCACCACCGACTGCGGCACGCAGAACGGCATCACCATCACCGAGGTTTCGGAAGGTGGCGACGTACTTGTGCCGCTGGCCGAGCGTATCCTTGGCCGCTGTGTGGCTGTGGACGTGAAGCATCCGATCACTGGCGACATCCTGTATGAAGCCGGTACGCTCCTCGACGAGGTTGCGTCGGACGCGGTTGAAACTGCCGGTGTTTCGGAAGTGAAGATCCGTTCGGTTCTCACCTGCGAAACCAAAGGCGGCGTCTGTGGCAAATGCTATGGTCGTGACCTCGCTCGCGGTACCCCGGTCAACCACGGCGAAGCCGTCGGCGTGATCGCGGCCCAGTCGATTGGTGAACCCGGTACCCAGCTCACCATGCGTACGTTCCACATCGGTGGTGCGGCACAGGTGAACGCGGAATCGGCGATTGAATCGTCGGCTGACGGTTCGGTTCGCATCGACAACCGCAACGTCATCGTTGACAGCAAGGGCCGCAAGGTCGTGATGAGCCGTAACCTCGAGGTTGTGGTTCTGGGCGACGACGGCCGCGAGCGTGCGAAGCACCGTCTCGCTTACGGCGCGCACCTCATGAAAGACGAGGGCGACATGGTGGTGAAGGGCGAGAAACTCGCCGAGTGGGATCCCTATACGATCCCGATCATCACCGAACAGTCGGGTATTGTGCGTCTGGTTGACCTTGTTGAAGGTATTTCGGTCAAGGAAGTCATCGACGAAGCTACGGGTATTACCTCGAAGCTCGTGACCGACTGGCGTTCGGCGCCGAAGGGTTCGGACCTGCGTCCGCGCATCACCCTCCGTGATGAAAGCGACAAGGTTGTCGAGCTCGCCAACGGCACCGAAGCCCGTTACTTCCTGTCGGTCGATGCCATTCTGTCGGTTGAAGACGGCCACCGTGTGTCGGCGGGTGATGTGATTGCCCGTATTCCGCGCGAAGCTGCCAAGACCCGCGATATTACCGGTGGTCTGCCCCGCGTGGCCGAGCTCTTCGAAGCTCGCCGCCCGAAAGACCATGCGATCATCGCAGACATGGACGGTATCGTCGAATTCGGCCGCGACTATAAAAACAAGCGTCGCATCATCATCCGTCCGCGTGACGGCGAAGGTGAGCCGATCGAATATCTGGTCCCCAAAGGCAAGCACATTGCCGTTCAGGAAGGTGATTTCATCCAGCGTGGTGAATATCTGATCGACGGTAACCCGGCACCGCATGACATCCTGCAAGTTCTGGGTGTCGAGGCGCTGGCTGCTTACCTCGTTCGCGAGATCCAGGACGTCTATCGTCTGCAGGGCGTGAAGATCAACGACAAGCACATCGAGGTGATCGTTCGCCAGATGCTGCAGAAAGTCGAGATCACGTCGTCGGGCGACAGCACCTTCCTGATCGGTGAGCAGGTTGATCGTGAAGAGTTCGAGGAAATGAACGCGAAACTGGAAAGCCAGAGCCGCCTGCCGGCAAAAGGCCATCCGATCCTCCTCGGCATCACCAAGGCAAGCTTGCAGACCCGCAGCTTCATCTCGGCCGCGTCGTTCCAGGAAACGACCCGCGTCCTGACCGAAGCCGCAGTCGCTGGCAAGAAAGACAAGCTCGTTGGCCTGAAGGAAAACGTGATTGTGGGTCGCCTGATCCCGGCCGGTACCGGTTCGGTGGTCAACCGCCTGCGTCACGAAGCCCAGAAGCGCGACACCATTGCCCAGTCCCAGATGGACGACGAAGTGGTGACGGCACCGGCGCCGGCCGAAGCACCGGAAGCTACCCCGGAAGCCTGA
- the rpoB gene encoding DNA-directed RNA polymerase subunit beta: MATSFTGRKRVRKDFGRIAEVTRMPNLIEVQKQSYDQFFKPGATEEERLGSGLEKVLRSVFPIQDFSSTASLEYVKYELEDPKYDVDECQQRDITYAAPLRVTLRLIVFEVDPDTEAKSVLDIKEQDVYMGDLPLMTDNGTFVINGTERVIVSQMHRSPGVFFDHDKGKTHSSGKFLFAARVIPYRGSWLDFEFDAKDIVNVRIDRRRKLPATSLLYALGMSSEDILQYFYATATYRRVEGGWRVPFRADAWRGKKPAFDLVNADTGEVIAEAGAKITPRLAKKLETSKVEGILLPAEEIVGKYAAADIINEKTGAIFIEAGDEFSAATLEALAAAGFDEISVLEIDDVTVGAYIRNTLKADKVETTDGALAEIYKVMRPGEPPTKETAEALFYGLFFDPERYDLSAVGRVKMNMRLGVNCEDTIGTLRREDILSTVKTLVELKDGRGEIDDIDHLGNRRVRSVGELMENQYRIGLLRMERAIRERMSSVDIDTVMPHDLINAKPVVAAVREFFGSSQLSQFMDQTNPLSEITHKRRLSALGPGGLTRERAGFEVRDVHPTHYGRICPIETPEGPNIGLINSLATYAQVNKYGFIESPYRKVIDGKVSNEVIYLSAMEESKFTVAQANAALTEQGAFADDLVSCRQAGEFIMAQPQTIDLMDVSPKQLVSVAAALIPFLENDDANRALMGSNMQRQAVPLVRAEAPFVGTGMEKVVARDSGAAIAARRTGIVEQVDATRIVIRATEDVDPGKSGVDIYTLAKFQRSNQNTCINQRPLVKVGDSILKGDIICDGPSTELGELALGRNVLVAFMPWNGYNFEDSILISERIVKEDVFTSIHIEEFEVMARDTKLGPEDITRDIPNVGEEGLKNLDEAGIVYIGAEVHPGDILVGKITPKGESPMTPEEKLLRAIFGEKASDVRDTSLRLPPGVSGTVVEVRVFNRHGVDKDERALTIERQEIERLTKDREDERAILERNIYSRLKPLLVGKTITSGTKEMKKGTVVTEEGLAELKRITWWDLAVDDESSMRDIDALRKQFDESKGALQRRFDEKIEKLQRGDELLPGVLKMVKVFVAVKRKLQPGDKMAGRHGNKGVISRILPQEDMPYLEDGTPVDIVLNPLGVPSRMNVGQILETHLGWASRGLGRQIDAKLEAVRHGKDKADSLRSMFKDIYGEGQYDSEISELSDDQVVELAGNLTNGVPMATPVFDGAGEANVVEHLKQAGLDTSGQVDLYDGRTGEKFDRKVTVGYIYMLKLHHLVDDKIHARSIGPYSLVTQQPLGGKAQFGGQRFGEMEVWALQAYGAAYTLQEMLTVKSDDVAGRTKVYEAIVKGDDTFEAGIPESFNVLVKEMRSLGLNVELISGAE; this comes from the coding sequence ATGGCGACTTCATTCACCGGTCGTAAGCGCGTGCGCAAAGACTTTGGTCGGATTGCGGAAGTAACCCGTATGCCGAACCTGATCGAGGTGCAGAAGCAATCCTACGATCAGTTCTTCAAGCCGGGAGCAACGGAAGAAGAACGGCTGGGTTCCGGTCTGGAAAAAGTGCTGCGGTCGGTATTCCCGATTCAGGACTTCTCGAGCACCGCTTCGCTCGAGTATGTGAAGTACGAACTCGAAGACCCGAAATATGACGTGGACGAGTGCCAGCAGCGCGACATTACCTATGCCGCCCCGCTTCGCGTCACCCTGCGTCTGATCGTGTTCGAGGTGGATCCTGATACCGAAGCCAAGTCGGTTCTCGATATCAAGGAACAGGACGTCTATATGGGCGACCTTCCGCTGATGACCGACAATGGTACCTTCGTGATCAACGGCACCGAGCGCGTGATCGTGTCCCAGATGCACCGTTCGCCCGGTGTGTTCTTCGACCACGACAAGGGCAAGACCCACTCGTCGGGCAAGTTCCTGTTCGCTGCTCGCGTCATTCCTTACCGCGGTTCGTGGCTCGACTTCGAGTTCGATGCGAAAGACATCGTCAACGTCCGTATCGACCGTCGCCGCAAGCTGCCGGCAACCTCGCTCCTTTATGCCCTCGGCATGTCGAGCGAAGACATCCTCCAGTATTTCTACGCGACCGCGACCTATCGCCGCGTGGAAGGTGGCTGGCGTGTGCCGTTCCGTGCCGACGCATGGCGCGGCAAGAAGCCGGCGTTTGACCTTGTCAATGCCGACACCGGTGAAGTGATTGCCGAAGCTGGCGCCAAGATCACCCCGCGCCTTGCCAAGAAGCTCGAGACCTCGAAGGTTGAAGGCATCCTGCTGCCGGCTGAAGAGATCGTTGGCAAATATGCCGCAGCCGACATCATCAACGAGAAAACCGGCGCCATCTTCATCGAAGCTGGTGACGAATTCTCGGCCGCGACCCTCGAAGCGCTGGCCGCTGCCGGCTTCGACGAAATCTCGGTTCTCGAAATCGATGATGTCACCGTCGGTGCCTACATCCGCAACACGCTGAAAGCCGACAAGGTGGAAACCACCGATGGCGCGCTGGCAGAGATCTACAAGGTTATGCGTCCCGGTGAACCGCCGACCAAGGAAACCGCAGAAGCCCTGTTCTACGGCCTGTTCTTCGATCCCGAGCGTTACGACCTTTCGGCGGTCGGTCGCGTGAAGATGAACATGCGCCTTGGCGTGAACTGCGAAGACACCATCGGTACGCTCCGCCGCGAAGACATTCTGTCGACCGTGAAGACGCTCGTTGAGCTGAAAGACGGCCGCGGCGAGATCGACGACATTGACCACCTCGGCAACCGCCGTGTGCGTTCGGTCGGCGAACTGATGGAAAACCAGTATCGCATCGGCCTGCTGCGCATGGAGCGCGCGATCCGCGAGCGCATGTCGTCGGTCGATATCGATACCGTGATGCCGCATGACCTCATCAATGCGAAGCCGGTTGTGGCTGCTGTTCGTGAATTCTTCGGCTCGTCGCAGCTGTCGCAGTTCATGGACCAGACCAACCCGCTTTCCGAGATTACCCACAAGCGTCGTCTTTCGGCTCTCGGGCCGGGCGGTCTGACCCGCGAACGCGCAGGCTTCGAAGTCCGCGACGTACACCCGACGCACTATGGCCGTATCTGCCCGATCGAGACGCCAGAAGGCCCGAACATCGGTCTGATCAACTCGCTCGCTACCTATGCGCAGGTCAACAAGTACGGCTTCATCGAAAGCCCGTACCGCAAGGTGATCGACGGCAAGGTCTCGAACGAAGTGATCTATCTGTCGGCTATGGAAGAGAGCAAGTTCACGGTCGCCCAGGCGAACGCTGCCCTCACCGAACAAGGCGCCTTTGCCGATGATCTCGTCTCCTGTCGTCAGGCCGGTGAATTCATCATGGCCCAGCCGCAGACGATCGACCTTATGGACGTATCGCCGAAGCAGCTTGTGTCTGTTGCTGCCGCGCTCATCCCGTTCCTCGAGAACGATGACGCGAACCGCGCACTCATGGGGTCGAACATGCAACGTCAGGCCGTGCCGCTTGTCCGCGCCGAGGCGCCGTTCGTCGGCACCGGCATGGAGAAGGTTGTGGCGCGGGATTCGGGTGCAGCGATTGCTGCCCGCCGTACCGGTATCGTCGAGCAGGTGGACGCCACCCGTATCGTGATCCGTGCGACGGAAGACGTTGATCCCGGCAAGTCGGGCGTTGACATCTACACGCTCGCCAAGTTCCAGCGGTCGAACCAGAACACCTGTATCAACCAGCGTCCGCTGGTGAAGGTGGGCGATTCGATCCTGAAGGGCGACATCATCTGTGACGGCCCGTCGACCGAACTGGGCGAGCTTGCCCTTGGCCGTAACGTGCTCGTCGCGTTCATGCCCTGGAACGGCTACAACTTCGAGGATTCGATCCTCATTTCCGAGCGGATCGTGAAGGAAGACGTCTTCACCTCGATCCATATCGAGGAATTCGAAGTGATGGCCCGCGACACCAAGCTCGGGCCGGAAGATATCACCCGCGACATTCCGAACGTTGGTGAGGAAGGCCTGAAGAACCTCGACGAAGCCGGTATTGTTTATATCGGTGCCGAAGTTCACCCGGGCGACATCCTCGTCGGCAAGATCACGCCGAAGGGCGAAAGCCCGATGACGCCGGAAGAGAAACTCCTCCGCGCCATCTTCGGCGAGAAGGCTTCGGACGTTCGCGATACCTCGCTGCGCCTGCCGCCGGGGGTTTCGGGTACTGTTGTGGAAGTTCGCGTGTTCAACCGTCACGGTGTGGACAAGGACGAACGTGCGCTCACGATCGAGCGTCAGGAAATCGAACGCCTGACCAAAGACCGTGAAGACGAACGCGCGATCCTCGAGCGCAACATCTACAGCCGCCTGAAGCCGCTCCTCGTTGGCAAGACGATCACGTCGGGTACCAAGGAGATGAAGAAAGGCACGGTTGTGACCGAAGAAGGCCTGGCCGAGCTGAAGCGCATCACCTGGTGGGACCTCGCCGTGGACGACGAGTCCTCGATGCGCGACATCGATGCGCTCAGGAAACAGTTCGACGAAAGCAAAGGCGCCCTGCAGCGTCGCTTCGACGAGAAGATCGAAAAGCTGCAACGCGGCGACGAGCTTCTGCCGGGCGTGCTGAAGATGGTCAAGGTCTTCGTTGCCGTGAAGCGCAAGCTTCAGCCGGGCGACAAGATGGCAGGCCGTCACGGCAACAAGGGTGTGATTTCGCGCATCCTGCCGCAGGAAGACATGCCGTACCTCGAAGATGGTACGCCGGTCGATATCGTTCTGAACCCGCTGGGCGTGCCGTCGCGCATGAACGTCGGTCAGATCCTCGAGACCCACCTTGGCTGGGCATCGCGTGGTCTTGGCCGTCAGATCGACGCCAAGCTCGAAGCGGTTCGCCACGGCAAGGACAAGGCTGACAGCCTGCGTAGCATGTTCAAGGACATCTACGGCGAAGGCCAGTACGACAGCGAAATCTCTGAACTGTCGGACGATCAGGTCGTCGAGCTTGCCGGTAACCTGACGAACGGTGTGCCGATGGCAACGCCGGTATTCGATGGTGCCGGTGAAGCCAACGTCGTGGAGCACCTGAAACAGGCAGGCCTCGATACGTCGGGTCAGGTCGATCTTTACGACGGCCGTACCGGCGAGAAGTTCGACCGCAAGGTAACCGTGGGCTACATCTATATGCTGAAGCTGCACCACCTTGTTGACGACAAGATCCACGCCCGTTCGATCGGCCCCTACAGCCTTGTTACCCAGCAGCCGCTTGGTGGTAAGGCCCAGTTCGGTGGCCAGCGCTTCGGGGAGATGGAGGTCTGGGCACTGCAGGCGTATGGCGCAGCTTACACCCTGCAGGAAATGCTCACCGTCAAGTCGGACGACGTGGCAGGCCGTACCAAGGTCTACGAAGCCATCGTCAAGGGCGACGACACGTTCGAAGCCGGCATTCCGGAATCCTTCAACGTACTTGTGAAGGAAATGCGGTCGCTGGGCCTCAACGTGGAGCTCATTTCGGGCGCCGAATAA
- the rpsG gene encoding 30S ribosomal protein S7: protein MSRRHSAEKRQVLPDPKFGDIVLVKFMNSLMLDGKKSTAERIVYGALEKVEGRAKTDPLVLFHEALDNVKPAIEVRSRRVGGATYQVPVEVRSDRSQALAIRWLIAAARKRNETTMVDRLSGELLDAANNRGAAVKKREDTHRMAEANKAFSHYRW, encoded by the coding sequence ATGTCTCGTCGTCATAGTGCAGAAAAGCGCCAGGTTCTTCCCGATCCCAAGTTCGGTGATATCGTCCTGGTGAAATTCATGAACAGCCTCATGCTGGATGGTAAGAAATCCACTGCAGAACGCATCGTTTACGGTGCCCTCGAGAAAGTCGAGGGTCGCGCCAAGACCGATCCGCTCGTGCTGTTCCACGAAGCTCTCGATAACGTAAAGCCGGCCATCGAGGTCCGTTCCCGCCGTGTTGGTGGTGCGACGTACCAGGTTCCGGTTGAAGTGCGTTCGGACCGCAGCCAAGCGCTGGCCATTCGCTGGCTCATCGCTGCTGCCCGCAAGCGCAACGAAACCACGATGGTTGACCGCCTGTCGGGCGAGCTTCTGGATGCCGCCAACAACCGTGGCGCTGCCGTGAAGAAGCGTGAAGACACGCACCGCATGGCAGAGGCCAACAAGGCCTTCTCGCATTATCGCTGGTAA
- the rplL gene encoding 50S ribosomal protein L7/L12 — MADLAKIVEELSALTVLEAAELSKLLEEKWGVSAAAPVAVAAAAGPAAAAAEEKTEFDVILAAAGDNKINVIKEVRAITGLGLKEAKDLVEGAPKPVKEGVAKAEAEELKKKLEAAGAKVELK, encoded by the coding sequence ATGGCTGACCTCGCCAAGATCGTTGAAGAACTGTCGGCACTGACCGTCCTGGAAGCTGCTGAACTGTCGAAACTGCTCGAAGAGAAGTGGGGCGTTTCCGCTGCTGCACCGGTAGCTGTTGCTGCTGCTGCTGGCCCGGCTGCTGCCGCTGCTGAAGAGAAAACCGAATTTGACGTGATCCTCGCTGCTGCTGGCGACAACAAGATCAACGTCATCAAAGAAGTCCGTGCCATCACCGGCCTGGGCCTCAAGGAAGCCAAAGACCTCGTCGAAGGCGCTCCGAAGCCCGTTAAGGAAGGCGTTGCCAAAGCTGAAGCTGAAGAGCTCAAGAAAAAGCTCGAAGCTGCTGGCGCGAAAGTCGAACTCAAGTAA
- the rpsL gene encoding 30S ribosomal protein S12, translated as MPTINQLVRKPRQAPATRNKVPALEANPQKRGVCTRVYTTTPKKPNSALRKVARVRLSNGHEVTSYIPGEGHNLQEHSVVLIRGGRVKDLPGVRYHILRGVLDTQGVSARRQARSKYGAKRPK; from the coding sequence ATGCCTACCATTAACCAGCTAGTCCGGAAGCCCCGTCAGGCTCCGGCCACCCGTAACAAGGTGCCGGCTCTTGAAGCCAACCCGCAAAAACGTGGCGTTTGTACCCGCGTTTACACGACGACCCCGAAGAAGCCGAACTCGGCACTTCGTAAAGTTGCCCGCGTGCGCCTCTCCAACGGCCACGAAGTAACGAGCTACATCCCAGGTGAAGGCCATAACCTGCAGGAGCACTCCGTAGTGCTGATCCGCGGCGGCCGTGTAAAAGACTTGCCGGGTGTGCGTTACCACATTCTGCGCGGTGTCCTTGATACGCAAGGCGTGTCGGCCCGTCGTCAAGCCCGTTCGAAATACGGCGCGAAGCGTCCGAAATAA